The Benincasa hispida cultivar B227 chromosome 9, ASM972705v1, whole genome shotgun sequence genome has a segment encoding these proteins:
- the LOC120085463 gene encoding cytochrome P450 705A22-like — protein MTETNTYILYFILCFISTLLLQYFFHRSKTTKSSSSNLRRLPPSPPSIPLLGHLHLLSPSLHKSFTALSSKFGPLLCLRLGAVRCIVVSSASLATEVFKTQDLAFSSRPKFAFSDETPYGSSGFFAAPYGDYWRFMKKLTMTELLAPKQVERSRAVRYEEVLRFLRKMVAAANNNQLVDVGAELMKLTNNSICRMMMSIRCADDSDESEKIRQLVKDTMEVGAKVAFGDVVGWPLKRVAFWIYGKQAIDVTMRYDAILEKALKQHEERGKVEGFDREDRDLMDIILKVHQDSQAEFKITRTNVKAFLLDLFVGGTGTSTEVMQWIIAELINHPKELEKLREEILSVVGDSRLVQETDVANMPYLQAVVKEGLRMYPAVPVAMRSCPQSCKMDGYDIPENTMVGVNLFAIMRDPAVWEDPNEFRPARFFSPAKDRDGMKQIQYEIKGQNFNFVPFGGGRRGCPGSTLAFTTSTVVIAAMVQCFDWKVDGKEDKKANMEIGSGLGLPMAHPLNCIPVVKFNPFASN, from the exons ATGACAGAAACCAACACCTATATCCTCTACTTCATCCTCTGTTTCATCTCAACTCTCCTCCTCCAATACTTCTTCCATAGATCAAAAACCACCAAATCTTCCTCCTCCAATCTCCGCCGCCTCCCGCCGAGCCCCCCGTCGATCCCTCTCCTTGGTCACCTCCACCTCCTCTCCCCTTCTCTCCACAAGTCCTTCACTGCTCTTTCCTCCAAATTTGGCCCCCTCCTCTGCCTCCGCCTCGGCGCCGTTCGTTGTATTGTCGTCTCCTCTGCCTCCCTCGCGACCGAGGTGTTTAAGACTCAAGATCTCGCCTTTTCTTCTCGTCCCAAGTTCGCTTTCAGCGACGAGACACCCTATGGCAGCTCTGGATTCTTTGCCGCCCCTTACGGCGACTACTGGCGCTTCATGAAGAAGCTCACCATGACTGAGCTTCTTGCTCCGAAACAAGTTGAACGATCACGCGCTGTTCGATATGAAGAGGTTTTGAGGTTCTTGCGCAAAATGGTGGCTGCTGCCAACAACAACCAGCTCGTTGATGTTGGTGCAGAGCTCATGAAACTCACCAACAACAGCATTTGCAG GATGATGATGAGCATAAGATGTGCGGACGACAGTGACGAATCCGAGAAAATTCGACAACTAGTAAAAGATACAATGGAGGTCGGAGCAAAAGTAGCATTCGGCGATGTGGTGGGATGGCCGCTAAAAAGGGTGGCATTTTGGATATATGGAAAGCAAGCCATCGACGTGACGATGAG GTATGACGCGATATTAGAGAAAGCATTAAAACAACATGAAGAGAGAGGGAAAGTAGAGGGTTTTGACAGAGAAGATAGAGACTTAATGgacataattttgaaagttcatcAAGATAGTCAAGCTGAGTTTAAGATTACTAGAACAAATGTGAAGGCTTTCTTGCTA GATCTTTTCGTCGGCGGCACCGGAACGTCGACGGAGGTGATGCAATGGATAATTGCAGAGCTCATCAACCACCCTAAGGAGCTGGAAAAGCTAAGAGAAGAGATACTCTCAGTGGTCGGAGACTCGAGACTGGTTCAAGAAACTGACGTTGCCAATATGCCCTACTTACAG GCGGTGGTGAAGGAAGGGCTAAGGATGTACCCGGCGGTGCCGGTGGCGATGAGGAGCTGTCCACAGAGCTGCAAAATGGACGGCTACGACATACCGGAAAACACCATGGTAGGCGTTAACCTCTTCGCCATTATGAGAGACCCAGCCGTCTGGGAAGATCCGAACGAATTCCGGCCTGCGAGATTTTTTTCTCCGGCCAAGGATAGAGACGGCATGAAGCAGATCCAGTACGAAATTAAGGGTCAAAATTTCAACTTCGTTCCATTCGGCGGCGGTCGGCGTGGCTGTCCGGGATCCACCTTGGCTTTCACCACCAGCACCGTCGTCATCGCCGCCATGGTCCAATGCTTTGACTGGAAAGTGGACGGCAAAGAGGATAAGAAGGCGAATATGGAGATCGGGTCGGGTCTCGGGTTGCCCATGGCCCACCCACTCAATTGCATTCCTGTTGTCAAGTTCAACCCTTTtgcttctaattaa